One Sebastes umbrosus isolate fSebUmb1 chromosome 6, fSebUmb1.pri, whole genome shotgun sequence DNA window includes the following coding sequences:
- the tmcc1a gene encoding transmembrane and coiled-coil domains protein 1 isoform X11, producing the protein MRGITTNKIDRLEVSGLGQTPLAVSCGADGSFLGEDSTPDPQRTKQAIAQLQQKILKLTEQIKIEQTARDDNVAEYLKLANNADKQQSTRIKQVFEKKNQKSAQTIQQLQRKLEHYHRKLREVEHNGIPRQPKDVLRDMQQGLKDVGAKVTGFSEGVVDSVKGGLSSFSQATHSAAGAVVSKPREIASLIRHKFGSADNIPSLKDSLDDPSVEEGVTGAGGRSLGSAGHHLQPSPKYGSEDDCSSATSGSAGANSTTGAPGGPPSSKGNTLERSQSSSLDMLLQEMQDLREGQARLEENLDGLKSHYQRDYTVVMQALQEERFRCERLEEQLNDLTELHQNEILNLKQELASMEEKIAYQSYERARDIQEALEACQTRISKMELQQQQQQVVQLEGLENATARTLLGKLINVLLALMAVLLVFVSTVANCVVPLMKTRSRSLSTLLLILLLAFLWRNWDALSGYTHRALQPPG; encoded by the exons ATGCGAGGCATAACAACCAACAAG ATCGACCGGTTGGAGGTGAGCGGGCTGGGCCAAACACCCTTGGCTGTTTCATGCGGAGCGGACGGTTCATTCCTGGGTGAGGATAGCACCCCGGACCCTCAGCGCACAAAGCAGGCAATCgcccagctgcagcagaaaatcCTCAAGCTTACAGAGCAGATTAAGATCGAGCAGACAGCCAGGGATGACAACGTCGCAGAGTACCTCAAACTGGCCAACAATGCTGACAAACAGCAAAGCACACGCATCAAACAG GTTTTTGAGAAGAAGAACCAGAAGTCTGCACAGACCATCCAGCAGCTGCAAAGGAAACTGGAGCACTACCACCGGAAGCTGCGGGAAGTGGAGCACAACGGCATCCCACGCCAACCCAAGGATGTTCTGCGGGACATGCAGCAGGGCCTGAAGGATGTCGGAGCCAAAGTCACGGGCTTCAGCGAAGGCGTGGTGGACAGCGTGAAGGGAGGCCTCTCCAGCTTCTCCCAAGCCACCCACTCCGCTGCCGGGGCCGTCGTCTCCAAACCCCGGGAGATTGCGTCGCTGATTCGCCACAAATTCGGCAGCGCTGACAACATCCCTTCGCTTAAAGACTCTCTGGACGACCCCTCGGTGGAAGAAGGCGTGACGGGGGCTGGCGGACGTTCCCTGGGCAGCGCCGGGCATCACCTCCAGCCCAGTCCCAAGTACGGTAGCGAGGACGACTGCTCTAGTGCTACGTCGGGTTCGGCTGGGGCCAACAGCACCACAGGGGCCCCCGGAGGTCCCCCGAGTTCCAAAGGCAACACACTGGAGAGGAGCCAGAGCTCCAGTCTGGACATGCTGCTACAGGAGATGCAGGACCTGAGGGAGGGCCAGGCGAGGCTAGAGGAGAACCTCGATGGGTTGAAGAGCCACTATCAGAGAGACTACACTGTTGTTATGCAAGCACTGCAGGAGGAACGCTTCAG gtgtgagcgtctggaggagcagctgaaCGACCTGACAGAACTCCACCAGAACGAGATCCTCAACCTCAAACAGGAGCTGGCCAGCATGGAGGAGAAGATCGCCTACCAGTCCTACGAGAGAGCCAGAGACATACAG GAGGCGTTGGAGGCGTGTCAGACCAGGATCTCTAAGAtggagctccagcagcagcaacagcaggtcGTCCAGTTGGAGGGGCTGGAAAATGCCACAGCCCGGACCCTCCTGGGAAAACTTATCAATGTGCTGCTGGCCCTTATGGCTGTCCTTCTGGTCTTCGTCTCAACTGTGGCCAACTGCGTGGTCCCGCTGATGAAGACGCGCTCGCGCTCCctctccaccctcctcctcatcctcctgctgGCCTTCCTGTGGAGGAACTGGGACGCTCTCTCGGGGTACACGCACCGCGCCCTGCAGCCCCCAGGATGA
- the tmcc1a gene encoding transmembrane and coiled-coil domains protein 1 isoform X8 translates to MRLSAMEVILNLVTADTSPLPTPTTIDRLEVSGLGQTPLAVSCGADGSFLGEDSTPDPQRTKQAIAQLQQKILKLTEQIKIEQTARDDNVAEYLKLANNADKQQSTRIKQVFEKKNQKSAQTIQQLQRKLEHYHRKLREVEHNGIPRQPKDVLRDMQQGLKDVGAKVTGFSEGVVDSVKGGLSSFSQATHSAAGAVVSKPREIASLIRHKFGSADNIPSLKDSLDDPSVEEGVTGAGGRSLGSAGHHLQPSPKYGSEDDCSSATSGSAGANSTTGAPGGPPSSKGNTLERSQSSSLDMLLQEMQDLREGQARLEENLDGLKSHYQRDYTVVMQALQEERFRCERLEEQLNDLTELHQNEILNLKQELASMEEKIAYQSYERARDIQEALEACQTRISKMELQQQQQQVVQLEGLENATARTLLGKLINVLLALMAVLLVFVSTVANCVVPLMKTRSRSLSTLLLILLLAFLWRNWDALSGYTHRALQPPG, encoded by the exons ATCGACCGGTTGGAGGTGAGCGGGCTGGGCCAAACACCCTTGGCTGTTTCATGCGGAGCGGACGGTTCATTCCTGGGTGAGGATAGCACCCCGGACCCTCAGCGCACAAAGCAGGCAATCgcccagctgcagcagaaaatcCTCAAGCTTACAGAGCAGATTAAGATCGAGCAGACAGCCAGGGATGACAACGTCGCAGAGTACCTCAAACTGGCCAACAATGCTGACAAACAGCAAAGCACACGCATCAAACAG GTTTTTGAGAAGAAGAACCAGAAGTCTGCACAGACCATCCAGCAGCTGCAAAGGAAACTGGAGCACTACCACCGGAAGCTGCGGGAAGTGGAGCACAACGGCATCCCACGCCAACCCAAGGATGTTCTGCGGGACATGCAGCAGGGCCTGAAGGATGTCGGAGCCAAAGTCACGGGCTTCAGCGAAGGCGTGGTGGACAGCGTGAAGGGAGGCCTCTCCAGCTTCTCCCAAGCCACCCACTCCGCTGCCGGGGCCGTCGTCTCCAAACCCCGGGAGATTGCGTCGCTGATTCGCCACAAATTCGGCAGCGCTGACAACATCCCTTCGCTTAAAGACTCTCTGGACGACCCCTCGGTGGAAGAAGGCGTGACGGGGGCTGGCGGACGTTCCCTGGGCAGCGCCGGGCATCACCTCCAGCCCAGTCCCAAGTACGGTAGCGAGGACGACTGCTCTAGTGCTACGTCGGGTTCGGCTGGGGCCAACAGCACCACAGGGGCCCCCGGAGGTCCCCCGAGTTCCAAAGGCAACACACTGGAGAGGAGCCAGAGCTCCAGTCTGGACATGCTGCTACAGGAGATGCAGGACCTGAGGGAGGGCCAGGCGAGGCTAGAGGAGAACCTCGATGGGTTGAAGAGCCACTATCAGAGAGACTACACTGTTGTTATGCAAGCACTGCAGGAGGAACGCTTCAG gtgtgagcgtctggaggagcagctgaaCGACCTGACAGAACTCCACCAGAACGAGATCCTCAACCTCAAACAGGAGCTGGCCAGCATGGAGGAGAAGATCGCCTACCAGTCCTACGAGAGAGCCAGAGACATACAG GAGGCGTTGGAGGCGTGTCAGACCAGGATCTCTAAGAtggagctccagcagcagcaacagcaggtcGTCCAGTTGGAGGGGCTGGAAAATGCCACAGCCCGGACCCTCCTGGGAAAACTTATCAATGTGCTGCTGGCCCTTATGGCTGTCCTTCTGGTCTTCGTCTCAACTGTGGCCAACTGCGTGGTCCCGCTGATGAAGACGCGCTCGCGCTCCctctccaccctcctcctcatcctcctgctgGCCTTCCTGTGGAGGAACTGGGACGCTCTCTCGGGGTACACGCACCGCGCCCTGCAGCCCCCAGGATGA
- the tmcc1a gene encoding transmembrane and coiled-coil domains protein 1 isoform X9, with protein MHWEQVLRLTNGKIDRLEVSGLGQTPLAVSCGADGSFLGEDSTPDPQRTKQAIAQLQQKILKLTEQIKIEQTARDDNVAEYLKLANNADKQQSTRIKQVFEKKNQKSAQTIQQLQRKLEHYHRKLREVEHNGIPRQPKDVLRDMQQGLKDVGAKVTGFSEGVVDSVKGGLSSFSQATHSAAGAVVSKPREIASLIRHKFGSADNIPSLKDSLDDPSVEEGVTGAGGRSLGSAGHHLQPSPKYGSEDDCSSATSGSAGANSTTGAPGGPPSSKGNTLERSQSSSLDMLLQEMQDLREGQARLEENLDGLKSHYQRDYTVVMQALQEERFRCERLEEQLNDLTELHQNEILNLKQELASMEEKIAYQSYERARDIQEALEACQTRISKMELQQQQQQVVQLEGLENATARTLLGKLINVLLALMAVLLVFVSTVANCVVPLMKTRSRSLSTLLLILLLAFLWRNWDALSGYTHRALQPPG; from the exons ATGCACTGGGAACAAGTTCTCCGTTTGACCAATGGAAAG ATCGACCGGTTGGAGGTGAGCGGGCTGGGCCAAACACCCTTGGCTGTTTCATGCGGAGCGGACGGTTCATTCCTGGGTGAGGATAGCACCCCGGACCCTCAGCGCACAAAGCAGGCAATCgcccagctgcagcagaaaatcCTCAAGCTTACAGAGCAGATTAAGATCGAGCAGACAGCCAGGGATGACAACGTCGCAGAGTACCTCAAACTGGCCAACAATGCTGACAAACAGCAAAGCACACGCATCAAACAG GTTTTTGAGAAGAAGAACCAGAAGTCTGCACAGACCATCCAGCAGCTGCAAAGGAAACTGGAGCACTACCACCGGAAGCTGCGGGAAGTGGAGCACAACGGCATCCCACGCCAACCCAAGGATGTTCTGCGGGACATGCAGCAGGGCCTGAAGGATGTCGGAGCCAAAGTCACGGGCTTCAGCGAAGGCGTGGTGGACAGCGTGAAGGGAGGCCTCTCCAGCTTCTCCCAAGCCACCCACTCCGCTGCCGGGGCCGTCGTCTCCAAACCCCGGGAGATTGCGTCGCTGATTCGCCACAAATTCGGCAGCGCTGACAACATCCCTTCGCTTAAAGACTCTCTGGACGACCCCTCGGTGGAAGAAGGCGTGACGGGGGCTGGCGGACGTTCCCTGGGCAGCGCCGGGCATCACCTCCAGCCCAGTCCCAAGTACGGTAGCGAGGACGACTGCTCTAGTGCTACGTCGGGTTCGGCTGGGGCCAACAGCACCACAGGGGCCCCCGGAGGTCCCCCGAGTTCCAAAGGCAACACACTGGAGAGGAGCCAGAGCTCCAGTCTGGACATGCTGCTACAGGAGATGCAGGACCTGAGGGAGGGCCAGGCGAGGCTAGAGGAGAACCTCGATGGGTTGAAGAGCCACTATCAGAGAGACTACACTGTTGTTATGCAAGCACTGCAGGAGGAACGCTTCAG gtgtgagcgtctggaggagcagctgaaCGACCTGACAGAACTCCACCAGAACGAGATCCTCAACCTCAAACAGGAGCTGGCCAGCATGGAGGAGAAGATCGCCTACCAGTCCTACGAGAGAGCCAGAGACATACAG GAGGCGTTGGAGGCGTGTCAGACCAGGATCTCTAAGAtggagctccagcagcagcaacagcaggtcGTCCAGTTGGAGGGGCTGGAAAATGCCACAGCCCGGACCCTCCTGGGAAAACTTATCAATGTGCTGCTGGCCCTTATGGCTGTCCTTCTGGTCTTCGTCTCAACTGTGGCCAACTGCGTGGTCCCGCTGATGAAGACGCGCTCGCGCTCCctctccaccctcctcctcatcctcctgctgGCCTTCCTGTGGAGGAACTGGGACGCTCTCTCGGGGTACACGCACCGCGCCCTGCAGCCCCCAGGATGA
- the tmcc1a gene encoding transmembrane and coiled-coil domains protein 1 isoform X10 gives MVQRFSLRRQYSKIDRLEVSGLGQTPLAVSCGADGSFLGEDSTPDPQRTKQAIAQLQQKILKLTEQIKIEQTARDDNVAEYLKLANNADKQQSTRIKQVFEKKNQKSAQTIQQLQRKLEHYHRKLREVEHNGIPRQPKDVLRDMQQGLKDVGAKVTGFSEGVVDSVKGGLSSFSQATHSAAGAVVSKPREIASLIRHKFGSADNIPSLKDSLDDPSVEEGVTGAGGRSLGSAGHHLQPSPKYGSEDDCSSATSGSAGANSTTGAPGGPPSSKGNTLERSQSSSLDMLLQEMQDLREGQARLEENLDGLKSHYQRDYTVVMQALQEERFRCERLEEQLNDLTELHQNEILNLKQELASMEEKIAYQSYERARDIQEALEACQTRISKMELQQQQQQVVQLEGLENATARTLLGKLINVLLALMAVLLVFVSTVANCVVPLMKTRSRSLSTLLLILLLAFLWRNWDALSGYTHRALQPPG, from the exons ATCGACCGGTTGGAGGTGAGCGGGCTGGGCCAAACACCCTTGGCTGTTTCATGCGGAGCGGACGGTTCATTCCTGGGTGAGGATAGCACCCCGGACCCTCAGCGCACAAAGCAGGCAATCgcccagctgcagcagaaaatcCTCAAGCTTACAGAGCAGATTAAGATCGAGCAGACAGCCAGGGATGACAACGTCGCAGAGTACCTCAAACTGGCCAACAATGCTGACAAACAGCAAAGCACACGCATCAAACAG GTTTTTGAGAAGAAGAACCAGAAGTCTGCACAGACCATCCAGCAGCTGCAAAGGAAACTGGAGCACTACCACCGGAAGCTGCGGGAAGTGGAGCACAACGGCATCCCACGCCAACCCAAGGATGTTCTGCGGGACATGCAGCAGGGCCTGAAGGATGTCGGAGCCAAAGTCACGGGCTTCAGCGAAGGCGTGGTGGACAGCGTGAAGGGAGGCCTCTCCAGCTTCTCCCAAGCCACCCACTCCGCTGCCGGGGCCGTCGTCTCCAAACCCCGGGAGATTGCGTCGCTGATTCGCCACAAATTCGGCAGCGCTGACAACATCCCTTCGCTTAAAGACTCTCTGGACGACCCCTCGGTGGAAGAAGGCGTGACGGGGGCTGGCGGACGTTCCCTGGGCAGCGCCGGGCATCACCTCCAGCCCAGTCCCAAGTACGGTAGCGAGGACGACTGCTCTAGTGCTACGTCGGGTTCGGCTGGGGCCAACAGCACCACAGGGGCCCCCGGAGGTCCCCCGAGTTCCAAAGGCAACACACTGGAGAGGAGCCAGAGCTCCAGTCTGGACATGCTGCTACAGGAGATGCAGGACCTGAGGGAGGGCCAGGCGAGGCTAGAGGAGAACCTCGATGGGTTGAAGAGCCACTATCAGAGAGACTACACTGTTGTTATGCAAGCACTGCAGGAGGAACGCTTCAG gtgtgagcgtctggaggagcagctgaaCGACCTGACAGAACTCCACCAGAACGAGATCCTCAACCTCAAACAGGAGCTGGCCAGCATGGAGGAGAAGATCGCCTACCAGTCCTACGAGAGAGCCAGAGACATACAG GAGGCGTTGGAGGCGTGTCAGACCAGGATCTCTAAGAtggagctccagcagcagcaacagcaggtcGTCCAGTTGGAGGGGCTGGAAAATGCCACAGCCCGGACCCTCCTGGGAAAACTTATCAATGTGCTGCTGGCCCTTATGGCTGTCCTTCTGGTCTTCGTCTCAACTGTGGCCAACTGCGTGGTCCCGCTGATGAAGACGCGCTCGCGCTCCctctccaccctcctcctcatcctcctgctgGCCTTCCTGTGGAGGAACTGGGACGCTCTCTCGGGGTACACGCACCGCGCCCTGCAGCCCCCAGGATGA